Proteins co-encoded in one Halorussus vallis genomic window:
- a CDS encoding DUF3054 domain-containing protein, with amino-acid sequence MSNAEGFLGSRFERSPDAGLLAVGDLLVILAFLTVGELRHGVNPVTQPLVVADTVAPFLLGWVVASLAVGAYAPGAMRSSRVAAVRAAGAWVGAAAIGLALRATSLFHGESPWTFALVVTGIGVVSLVAWRVAVSAVR; translated from the coding sequence ATGAGCAACGCCGAAGGGTTCCTCGGCTCTCGGTTCGAGCGCTCGCCGGACGCGGGACTGCTCGCCGTGGGCGACCTGCTGGTCATCCTGGCGTTCCTGACCGTCGGCGAACTCCGCCACGGCGTGAACCCGGTGACCCAGCCGTTGGTCGTCGCCGACACCGTCGCGCCGTTCCTCCTCGGATGGGTCGTCGCCTCGCTGGCGGTCGGCGCGTACGCGCCCGGCGCGATGCGGTCGTCCCGGGTTGCGGCCGTGCGCGCGGCCGGGGCCTGGGTCGGGGCCGCCGCGATCGGACTCGCCTTGCGCGCTACCTCGCTGTTCCACGGCGAGTCGCCGTGGACGTTCGCGCTCGTCGTGACGGGCATCGGCGTCGTCAGCCTCGTCGCGTGGCGCGTCGCGGTTTCGGCGGTCCGGTAG
- a CDS encoding class I SAM-dependent methyltransferase: MSQSVGDTAFFDRIARVYGLLGPGPDAAELRAGLDLAERDVERVFDVGGGAGRGASAVEGADRVVVDAAEGMTREARRKGYEAVRADAATLPFGDGSTDAVLVVDALHHFGDPAGAIAEAARVLRPGGVLVIRDFDPTGLAGRFAQAGERLFGFDSTFFSREEILGMLTDAGLEGFVRGSGSGYTAVGRVPSE; this comes from the coding sequence ATGAGCCAGAGCGTCGGCGACACCGCGTTCTTCGACCGAATCGCTCGCGTCTACGGCCTGCTCGGGCCGGGACCGGACGCCGCGGAGCTACGGGCCGGACTCGACCTCGCCGAGCGCGACGTCGAACGCGTGTTCGACGTGGGCGGGGGCGCGGGCCGCGGCGCGAGCGCGGTCGAGGGGGCCGACCGCGTGGTCGTCGACGCCGCCGAGGGGATGACCCGCGAGGCTCGCCGAAAGGGCTACGAGGCGGTCCGGGCCGACGCCGCGACCCTGCCGTTCGGGGACGGGTCGACCGACGCGGTACTGGTCGTGGACGCACTCCACCACTTCGGCGACCCCGCGGGTGCGATAGCGGAGGCGGCCCGCGTCCTCCGCCCGGGCGGCGTCCTCGTGATTCGGGACTTCGACCCGACCGGACTCGCCGGTCGGTTCGCACAGGCCGGCGAGCGCCTCTTCGGCTTCGACTCCACCTTCTTCTCGCGCGAGGAGATTCTCGGGATGCTCACCGATGCCGGACTGGAGGGCTTCGTCCGCGGGTCGGGGTCGGGGTACACCGCGGTCGGACGCGTCCCGAGCGAGTGA
- a CDS encoding GNAT family N-acetyltransferase, with protein sequence MEFELLGWPEDGPQLRLDHREFSYAGKFVMSNTGKAVVRESEATSGGGAPEDATESPEADSPHGESASGEDGETPDYADDVVAAVAFNEDRTDPATAWLRYVTVRTGRRGDGIGARLTAFAADRLESTGYDRVKIAVNNPFAYRALHKAGFGYTGEETGLAELVLARPGDRSPERYRAGLDAYRERDDLAPEERSFLDEQSGAGPPERIDPPSG encoded by the coding sequence ATGGAGTTCGAACTCCTCGGCTGGCCCGAGGACGGCCCCCAACTCAGACTCGACCACCGCGAGTTCAGCTACGCCGGGAAGTTCGTGATGTCCAACACGGGGAAGGCGGTCGTGCGGGAATCCGAAGCGACGTCCGGAGGCGGAGCGCCGGAAGACGCGACCGAGTCACCGGAGGCGGATTCGCCGCACGGTGAATCCGCCTCCGGCGAAGACGGCGAAACCCCCGACTACGCCGACGACGTCGTCGCCGCCGTCGCGTTCAACGAGGACCGCACGGACCCGGCGACGGCGTGGCTCCGGTACGTGACCGTTCGGACCGGCCGCCGCGGCGACGGCATCGGCGCGCGACTCACGGCCTTCGCGGCCGACCGCCTCGAATCGACGGGGTACGACCGGGTGAAGATCGCGGTCAACAACCCCTTCGCCTACCGGGCGCTCCACAAGGCCGGGTTCGGCTACACCGGCGAGGAAACCGGCCTCGCGGAACTGGTGCTCGCCCGCCCCGGAGACCGCTCGCCCGAACGCTACCGGGCCGGCCTCGACGCCTACCGCGAGCGCGACGACCTCGCGCCGGAGGAGCGGTCGTTCCTGGACGAGCAGTCGGGTGCGGGACCGCCCGAACGAATCGACCCGCCGTCGGGGTGA
- a CDS encoding FAD-dependent oxidoreductase, protein MSERESPEGQHESIWTDTTPRTDYPALDGDLAVDTAIVGGGIVGVTAALHCKEAGRDVVLVESDRIVEGVTGKTTAKLTAQHAMKYHQLVENFGTEPARRYAAANAAAIEEVASRVEEHDIDCDFGRTPAYTYVPDRRKMKREASAAKSVGLPASFEADAPYPADDTGAVKFEDQARFHPRKYLLDLADEIPGDGSHVFEETKANDIEDGTPCRVETDRGTVTAENVVVATHFPIQDPAFYFARMYPKRSYVLAVELADEPPEGMFYRNESPYFSVRPHPLGPDGMTLVGGQNHKTGQGGSTADRYRKLERQARGHFDVESVEYRWSTQDYTSADQVPFVGKLGPGAEHVYGATGFGGWGMTNGIAAGMMLADMVQGKSNPWADVFDPERVTPKASGKKFLKENVNVGKEFTKDWAEALLAEEGHTIAPGEGMVVRRGGKPLAVSRGDDGEIHAVSAVCTHMDCIVHWNDGERSWDCPCHGSRFSMDGEVLDGPAVENLPKRGE, encoded by the coding sequence ATGAGCGAACGAGAATCACCGGAGGGCCAACACGAATCGATCTGGACGGACACGACGCCGCGGACCGACTACCCGGCGCTCGACGGCGACCTGGCGGTGGACACCGCGATAGTCGGCGGCGGCATCGTCGGCGTGACCGCGGCGCTCCACTGCAAGGAGGCCGGCCGAGACGTGGTGCTCGTCGAGTCGGACCGAATCGTCGAGGGCGTCACCGGCAAGACGACGGCGAAGCTCACCGCCCAGCACGCGATGAAGTACCACCAGTTGGTCGAGAACTTCGGGACCGAACCGGCCCGGCGGTACGCCGCCGCCAATGCCGCCGCCATCGAGGAGGTCGCCTCGCGGGTCGAGGAACACGACATCGACTGCGACTTCGGCCGGACGCCGGCGTACACCTACGTGCCCGACCGCCGGAAGATGAAGCGCGAGGCCTCGGCCGCGAAGTCGGTCGGCCTGCCGGCGTCGTTCGAGGCCGACGCACCGTACCCCGCCGACGACACCGGCGCGGTCAAGTTCGAAGACCAGGCCCGGTTCCACCCGCGGAAGTACCTCCTCGACCTCGCCGACGAGATTCCCGGCGACGGCTCGCACGTCTTCGAGGAGACGAAGGCGAACGACATCGAGGACGGGACGCCCTGTCGGGTCGAAACCGACCGCGGCACGGTGACCGCCGAGAACGTCGTCGTCGCCACCCACTTCCCCATTCAGGACCCGGCGTTCTACTTCGCCCGGATGTACCCCAAGCGGTCGTACGTCCTCGCGGTCGAACTCGCCGACGAACCGCCGGAGGGGATGTTCTACCGGAACGAGTCGCCGTACTTCTCGGTGCGGCCGCACCCGCTGGGTCCCGACGGAATGACGCTCGTCGGCGGGCAGAACCACAAGACCGGACAGGGCGGTAGCACGGCCGACCGCTACCGGAAACTCGAACGGCAGGCCCGCGGGCACTTCGACGTGGAGTCGGTCGAGTACCGGTGGTCGACCCAGGACTACACGTCGGCCGACCAGGTCCCGTTCGTCGGGAAACTCGGCCCCGGCGCCGAACACGTCTACGGCGCGACCGGGTTCGGCGGGTGGGGGATGACCAACGGAATCGCGGCCGGGATGATGCTGGCCGACATGGTCCAAGGGAAGTCGAACCCGTGGGCCGACGTGTTCGACCCCGAGCGCGTGACGCCGAAGGCCTCCGGGAAGAAGTTCCTCAAGGAGAACGTCAACGTCGGCAAGGAGTTCACGAAGGACTGGGCGGAGGCGCTGCTGGCCGAGGAGGGCCACACCATCGCGCCCGGCGAGGGGATGGTCGTCCGACGAGGCGGCAAACCGCTGGCGGTGTCCCGGGGCGACGACGGCGAGATTCACGCCGTCTCGGCGGTCTGCACCCACATGGACTGCATCGTCCACTGGAACGACGGCGAGCGGTCGTGGGACTGCCCGTGTCACGGCTCGCGGTTTTCGATGGACGGCGAGGTGCTGGACGGCCCGGCGGTCGAGAACCTGCCGAAGCGCGGCGAGTGA
- the fen gene encoding flap endonuclease-1 produces the protein MGNADLRQLAVISEVPFEELDGTTVAVDAHNWLYKYLTTTVKWTKDAAYTTDDGTEVANLVGVVQGLPKFFENDLTPVFVFDGAVTDHKSAEIEQRREERKKREEQLEEAREEGDAIEIARLEAHTQRLTDTIQETTRELFDLLDVPYIEAPAEGEAQAAHMNRTGAVDYCGTEDYDALLLGAPCTLRQLTSKGDPELMDFEATLEKHDVTWEQLVDVAILCGTDFNPGISGIGPKTALKLVKEHGDIWAVLEAEGESVEKDLDVIRELFLNPTVSDDYEFDAAMDPDVAAAREYVVEEWGVHADEVERGFERIEESVVQTGLDQWT, from the coding sequence ATGGGAAACGCCGACCTACGCCAACTCGCGGTCATCTCGGAGGTCCCCTTCGAGGAACTCGACGGGACCACCGTCGCCGTCGACGCCCACAACTGGCTCTACAAGTACCTCACGACCACGGTCAAGTGGACGAAGGACGCCGCCTACACCACCGACGACGGCACCGAGGTCGCCAACCTCGTCGGGGTCGTCCAGGGGTTGCCGAAGTTCTTCGAGAACGACCTCACGCCGGTGTTCGTCTTCGACGGCGCGGTCACCGACCACAAGTCGGCGGAGATCGAACAGCGCCGCGAGGAGCGAAAGAAGCGCGAGGAGCAACTGGAGGAGGCCCGCGAGGAGGGTGACGCCATCGAAATCGCTCGCCTCGAAGCCCACACCCAGCGGCTCACCGACACGATTCAGGAGACCACCCGCGAACTGTTCGACCTGCTGGACGTGCCCTACATCGAGGCCCCCGCCGAGGGCGAGGCCCAGGCCGCCCACATGAACCGGACCGGCGCGGTGGACTACTGCGGGACCGAGGACTACGACGCGCTGTTGCTGGGCGCGCCCTGCACCCTGCGACAGCTAACCAGCAAGGGTGACCCCGAACTGATGGATTTCGAGGCGACGCTCGAGAAACACGACGTGACCTGGGAGCAGTTGGTCGACGTGGCCATCCTCTGTGGCACCGACTTCAACCCCGGTATCTCCGGCATCGGGCCGAAGACCGCGCTGAAGCTGGTCAAAGAGCACGGCGACATCTGGGCCGTCCTCGAAGCCGAGGGCGAGAGCGTCGAGAAGGACCTCGACGTGATTCGGGAACTGTTCTTGAACCCGACCGTCAGCGACGACTACGAGTTCGACGCCGCGATGGACCCCGACGTGGCCGCGGCCCGCGAGTACGTCGTCGAGGAGTGGGGCGTCCACGCGGACGAGGTCGAGCGCGGCTTCGAGCGCATCGAGGAGTCGGTCGTTCAGACCGGCCTCGACCAGTGGACCTGA